The nucleotide sequence aagacccaatcctaagcacagcttaaagatcgtgtagttcgtttgctgtagcttttctgaatgtcaagtatcatttccttagaccatgagattgcgcaactcccggatactgtaggagtgctttggatgtgccaaacatcacaacgcaactgggtgactataaaggtacactacgggtatctccgaaaatgtctgttgggttggcatgaatcaagactgagatttctcactccgtatgacacagaggtatctctgggcccactcggtaatgcatcatcataatgagctcaatatgaccaagtggttgatcatgggatcatgcattacggtacgagtaaagtgacgtgtcggtaacgagattgaacgaggtattgggataccgacgatcgagtatcgggcaagtaacataccaattgacaaagggaattgtatacgggattgattgaatcctcaacatcgtgtttcatccgatgagatcctcgaggagcatgtgagagccaacattggtatccagatcccgctattggttattgaccggagagtcatctcggtcatgtctgcgtgtctcccgaacccgtagggtctacacacttaaggttcggtgacgctagggttgttgagatattagtatacggtaacccgaaagttgttcggagtcccggatgagatcccggacgtcacgaggagttccggaatgatccggaggtgaagatttatatataggaagttaagtttcggccatcaggaaagtttcggggataatcagtattgtaccgggaccactggaagggtcccgggggtccaccgggtggggccacctatctcggagggcaccatgggctgaagtgggaggggaaccagcccctagtgggctggtgtgccccccatgggcctccccggcgcctagggttggaaaccctaggggtgggggcggcccacttggcttgggggccaagccaccccccttggccgctgccccccttgaagattgcatctcctagggccagcgccccccctaggggtcctatatatagtggggggagggagggcagccgcaccctagcccctggcaccttcctctccctcccgtgacacttctccctctcgctaagcttggcgaagccctgtcgagatcgccgttgcttccaccaccacgtcgtcgtgctgctggatctccatcgacctctccttcccccttgctggatcaagttggaggagacgtcttcccaaccgtacgtgtgttgaacgcggaggtgccatccgttcggcgctaggtcatcggtgatttggatcacgacgagtacgactccatcaaccccattctcttgaacgcttctgctcgcgatctacaagggtatgtagatgcactcccctctccctcgttacTAGATGACtcaatagattgatcttggtgatgcgtagaaaattttaaaattcggctacgttccccaacagttttaaccttctcaaggaccgggcgtagccacactcggttcaactaaagttggagaaactgacacctactagtcacctgtgtgcatagcacggcggtaaaaccagtctcgcgtatgcgtacgcgtaatgtcggtccgggccgcttcatccaataatacctccgaaccaaagtgtgacatgctggtaagcagtatgacttgtatcgcccacaactcacttgtgttctactcgtgcatataacatcaacgcataaaaccaggcttggatgccactgttggggaacgtagtaatttcaaaaaatttcctacgcacacgcaagatcatggtgatgcatagcaacgagagaggagagtgttgtctacgtaccctcgtagaccggcaacggaagcgttgatacaacgtagaggaagtagtcgtacgtcttcacgatccgaccgatccaagtaccgaacgcacggcacctccgagttcagcacacgttcagctcgatgatgtcccgcgaactccgatccagcagagcttcacgggagagtttcgtcagcacgacggcgtggtgacggtgatgatgttgctaccgacgcagggcttcgcctaagcaccgctacgatatggccgaggtggaatatggtgaagggggcaccgcacacggctgagagagatcaaccgatcaacttgtgtgtctagaggtgcccccctgcccctgtatataaaggagcaagggggaggtcggccggccctctatgggcgcgccaggaggaggagtcctgctcctagtaggagtaggactcccctttcctactcctactaggatgaggaaaggaaggaggagaaggagaaggaaggagaaggaggaaaaggaggaaaggggggccggccccctagtccaattcggtttgggctagggaggccgcgcgccctgcctcctcttttccaccacttggcccatgaggcccattatttcttcctcgtattcccgtaactcctcggtacccctgaaaatacccgaattactcggaacctttccgatgtccgaatatagtcgtccaatatatcgatctttacgtctcgaccatttcgagactcctcatcatgtccccgatctcatccgggactccgaactatcttcggtacatcaaatcacataaactcataatacaatcgtcatcgaaactttaagcatgcggaccctacgggtttgagaactatgtagacatgaccgagacatgtctccggtcaataaccaatagcggaacctggatgctcatattggctcccacatattctacgaagatctttatcggtcagaccgcataacaacatacattgttccctttgtcattggtatgttacttgcccgagattcgatcgtcggtatctcaatacctagttcaatctcattaccgacaagtctctttactcgttccgtaatacatcatcccgcaactaacttattagttgcaatgcttgcaaggcttgagtgatgtgcattaccgagagggcccagagatacctctccgacaatcggagtgacaaatactaatctcgaaatacgccaacccaacaagtactttcggagacacctatagagctcctttataatcactcagttacgttgtgacgtttagtagcacacaaagtgttcctccggtaaacgggagttgcataatctcatagtcataggaacatgtataagtcatgaagaaagcaatagcaacaaactaaacgatcaagtgctatgctaacggaatgggtcaagtcaatcacatcattctctaatgatgtgatctcgttaatcaaatgacaactcatgtctatggctaagaaacttaaccatctttgattcaacgagctagtcaagtagaggcatactagtgacatactgtttgtctatgttttcacacatgtattatgtttccggttaatataattctagcatgaataataaacatttatcatgatataagaaaataaataataactttattattgcctctagggcatatttccttcagcggggTGCCGGTCTCCCAGTACCAGCGACAGATGGCGACCTTGACGTACGGCCGGAAGCATGGCGTTACCGCTAGGGGGGAGATGGAGAAGGATGTCGGTGAGGTGGAGTAGCTAGACGCGCTTCCATACAAGGCATACGATGACCCCGCCTCATGGTCGTGCTTGGTCTTCTTCTCGGGATGCCACTTCCAGAACCACATGGCCGCGGGGAGCGAGGTGGGCGGCAGCGCTAGGCTAGGGTTTGTTGTCTGGGAGGGAGGGGGCAATGGAGATGGTGAGGAAGTGAAAGTGGAAGTCCACGGCTTTGCCATAAAAAGGACGTGGCAGCGACCGTCGTGCTAGCTGACCGGCGGGCCCACCCGTCTATGTGCATTGACTGTGGTAGGTTGGAGGTAGTTGGGTGGTCGACATGCGGGCCGGAGCCGAACGATGAGAGGCCACGTGGGCGTCCGTTCTATGCCCGTTTGACCGGAAAGCCAAAGCAATTTTGCGCCCAGGATGAGGCGAGCCAAATCAGAAACGAACTTTTTTGCGGATGGGGTCGCGCGTTGGACCGACTTATCTGTCTGTTTGGGCCAAAACAGACAGACCCGGATGACTTGGGTcctgcgttggagttggcctgaaAGAGATGCAAATTGATTTATTTTTTAAAGAGGGATGCAAATTAGAGGAAAAAGGCTTCTTTCAGGTAGGTGCAAACTGTTTTCTAGTCCCAAAATAAATTATAATTAATCAAGcggctttgcttctcttctctcttgGATTACATATTTCCACGATAATAACATTTTGCTTTTTTGATAGAAAAACATTTTGCttttttatgaaaaaaatatgattAGTACTACTgtcaggggcggagccagggggGACGAGCAGggacctgcccccccccccccctctccccccaACGATCGACAATTTTAGTAGAAGCCACGAGTAATTACCAACAAGATTAGATCAATATACGTAAATCGGCCTTCTCTATACTCGAATTCTGGCTCCGCCACTAACTAATGTAGATGGGATTCATTCAGCTCCTGGATTAGTTACGCCATGGCCTGTTGGTGCGCTATTAACTTTGCTGGTTTCAGATTACTAATCAAATTAAGAGGCGCCCTCCATTATACAAGGTCTGGACCACGCACCATCCTCCAATTCTTAAGTCAAAACTATTATTAACAAGATAAGGTGACAGGGCACCAAGGAAGAAAAAACAAGATAAGACGACAGTGATTAGAAAGGGGGCTTGGTTCCATCTGCGTCACTGAGAGCATCTCTAACAGACGCATAAAAATTTCGCGCCTAAATTAGTTTTAAAGTGTTACTATAGCATTTTTGGTGCGCCGCACCCAACATTGTTTTAGTAGAGGCCGAAAAACACGCGCCCAAAAGAACAAGCAGTGTAAGTTTTGAAGTGCGCGCAATCTGGCGTCTTAAATTTGCAGTTTTTGATAGTGTTTTTCAGCGCACATCCAATCTTTTTTGCGAGTACATTATTTACAGCTTCTGCTAGAACTGTCAGGCGCCGAAAAAACTTGGATTTTAGCGCGCGGTTCATTTTTTGAgcgcctgttgaagatgctctgaACCGAACCACCCTCCGCCAAAGCCAAATATACACtctctccgtaaactaatataaaaacgtTTAAAGAATACTAATAAATCAAGCGGTTCGGTAACTGTCGTCCAACGTTCTATGCTCGTAACAATTTTTAAATACGGGGGCTCGTACGACCTAGGAATTTCGCGTGCACCAACCCGGATTTTAAATGCACTTTCAAAGCCACCCGGCCGGCCGTTCCCAATTTATTAATCTCGCCGTTCACGTCCTCTGAACGTTCATCATTtcgttttgtttttctttgttgggCGAATTTAATCATGTGGTACCAGAAAAACGTACTCACTCAGAATTCTGGCGCATGCAGCTGCAATCCCAACCCTGCCTTATCGCGATACTCATCAAATATTAATGGCACTGTACGTACTGTATGTATGCCAAAACAATATAATCGCACTGTGAATATTTACACAGTATGGACCAGATCCTGACGAGAAAAACCTGCCTAGACAGCGGACCCAAAACCCAAAGTGGACACTCGTCGCTTCCTAAAAATAATCAGCATATCTCTAGCGTCACCTTTCACGTGTCTTGTCAAACGAGAAATGTTTATCCTGTCGTGTTAATAGTGATACTAGTATAATACTAGTAGTATTGTTTAGTTATCGCCGCTGCATTTGCATGATTGCATCCGCGGGCGCAAGCAGTCGGCGCGCAAACATTTGACACACGGATCTTTGGGGAGAGCACAATTATTCCCTCAACAAAACACAAGGCAGCAGATGTTGATTCCTGCCCAAAAAGAAAGGGAAAATGGTATCTATCCATCCATCTATCCGTCTATCTATTCCATCTATCCCTTCCCGCAAATGCATAGAGAGATAGGCTCAGAAGGGCATATGGACATGTCTCGCTATCAAGCTGATGAATCGATGAGAAATGTGCAAGACGAACTAATAAACTAGCGGTGCAACTTGGTCCGGGCCAAAGTGGGGAAAAGGAGAGGAAAAGACCTCCTCGTCTCCCTCTCGCTCCTGCCAGCTTGCATTCCGGGCGAACAGGATAACGCAGGAGGTGCGTGCACAAATATGGCTATTCCTAACTAGTTAGACGCACAACTCGTATCGACGCCGTCCGCTCGTCGTGTGGATCAGCGCCCCAGGGCCCACACGGACCCACTAGATTGTGCCTATTTCCTCTTTTCTCAGCGCATACGGAGAGAATACATGTCCTATCGTATCTGCCATCCTACCTACGCTAGACGTGTAGCATGTACTCGCCTACCCCCCGTCCACTACCCCGTGACCAGCCCCCACCCCCGACCATCCCCATCCGCGATTCAAAATTCGAATCGAAGCAGGCAGACGCAGCTGCATCGAGCGGACGAACCACGGCCTCCCCATCCACGCGCCTGGATCCCTAGGTTTCTTCACGATTCAACGATGAATCTCGGTGCAGAGTCATTCACGGATCTCCTCTTCAGGTATCTCCTCGTCTTGTGGATCCTCTTTTTCGTCGGCGCGTTTTCTCCAAAGGGCAACAATCCTCATCTTGCCATTGCCTGCGGCAGATTTTGTTCCCAGCCGGCCGCAACAGAGGGCGTCCCAGATCTGGGAttgctagaggaggaggaggaggaggaggaggaggaggaggaggaggaggagcgcatcCATCCTAATTTCCAGAATCATTCTCCTTCTTCAAGCCAAGATGGAGAGAAATCTGGTGCCACAGATTCAGGAACTCCTGAAGATCAGGAGGCTATGCCAGATTTCTCTAACGTCCCAGATATTGACGATGCAGAAGAGACCCAGCCTGAATCGCATCCGATTTCAGTTCCGTGGACTCAAAGGTACTAGCATGCTGAATTGTCAGTTTCTAGTTCTTTTTTTGGCATTGATGAATGTTAAATTTAGCTGGAGAGGAGAAGTAGCCAAGTTTGTCAAAAGTGAGGACTGAATACCTTAAGATTCGATGTAGCGTGTTCAGTTGTTTGCTGTCAAAACTGTTTTTTAGTTGTAGCAGGTTTAGTGGGATGACAGTAACGGTACACTTGCCCAAATTTCTCATCCATGTGTCAAAGAATCATGAATCTGGGCATGTGTTCACAGTAAATTATATTGACAGTTTTTTGCTGTCATTTTTTTAATAAATTAGGGTGGGCACGGGCATGTACAGCAGGACATTTTTGTAAGAGGGACGAAACTTATCATAATACAGGGTTAAATATTTCAAAAGCCTTGGATTCAACAACTGATACTTGTCATGTACACATGAGGCCGACATCTCCGAGTTGTCTGAATTCAGCATTGTGTTGTCCACAATGCAAATCAGACACTTATGATCCAAGTCATTAGAACGTGCATATTCTGATCATACTTGTGCTATTTTGTTTCCATTTGCTTCTGCGGCTTACATCTCCGATTTACTTAGGGTCCGGCTTGGCAAGATTCCTGACAACCGTGCCACATTATCGGGAAGGAAAAGTGCTTTGGAAAAGGCCATGAGAAATTACATTGATAAGAAGTCAGAGTTCGTCGTCAAGCCAGAGATCGGCCAGGAATTTGATTCTCTGGCCGAAGCTTACGACTTCTACAACCTATACTCGTGCTACGATGCATTTGGGATGCCTATAATTGGCCGGACGAAACGGGCCGAGTGGAGCAAAGCTCGGTTTCACGCTAAAGGCGTGTGCGATTCCGCTCACATTACTTTTTTCCTCGACTCCCCCTTCCTTTTCCTCGGACGCAGGTCGCGATTACAGCCGCCATAGAGTAAGGACGTCTCAATGCAAACCCCTAAAACAGACACGATATTTCTCCGCGGACAGTGATGGGGAGTCGGCATTTCAACCATGCCCGCATATATTTCAAACCGGATTTGAACAAACCGGACGACTTTCATGCAATCCGAATGATTTTCATCTGAACAGGACCAAAATCATTACATTTTTGACATATCTCAACTAAATTATAGTGGACTATGTTTTTTTTAACCTCATCAAAATGATCATCGGACACGGCAGCGCGTTTCCTATGACATGTCTTCCCCATGTccgagaagcacaccggttggccGTGAGCCCGGGGAAGTGAACCCGCGGGATGGGAAAAATAGTAGTGGCTTTCCTGGAACCAAACCACGACAGCTTTCAATGTGCTACTTTTCTTCGCTAAAGTCCGCCTCGTCGATGGCACTAGACGTGGACGTGTCGGCCTCATGGTCGTGGTGGCGGTGCACGAACCGCGTGGCCTACACCTCCTCCCCGGCGACCACTGTGTCGATCTCTGCGAATAGGGCCTGTCTCTCCGCATGTAGGTCGCACAGCCACCATCGCTCACAACGGATGTCGCGGGCGCTTCACATGGACTCAAACAACGCCTAATCCTCATCTAGGGAGCCGGGATCCTCCGTCACCATGCCTGCCACGGTATTGTCGTTTGCCAGCTCGCCGACGATTCACCCCTCCAAAAGACGATGATTGTCGAGGAAGGCAGTCACATGTGGCGCCGACTGCTCTTCCGCAGGCCGAGGCGTCGGCTCATTGTCGGACGCCTGCTCCATCGTCTGGTTCTCGTCGGGAACTCATTTCCGACGGTGATTTGAGCTTGGGGGTGCCGATTCCAACAACAACGACTCGATTCTGATGGCGATGCTCGAAATCTTGAGAAGCACTATGATACGACTCGATTTCGATTGGGAAACATACGGTAATTCTTGCTAAAATCCTTATGCGTCTCCCAAAATAGTTGGCATAATTTTACCAATGCTTCTCCTCCTTCGAAACCGCTCCACCTCGAAGAACAACACTCATCCTAGAagggaagtggaggttgtgagCAGCCAGAAGCGAAGTGTAGTTTTTGTGGCCTTTACATATATTAACAACACATGGCGCGAATAGTTGCAATAAAATTGCCACGGGCAGCACGGGAGACATGGAGGTAGGTGAAACTTTCGTCCCACACGAGTGGTTGGTGAATGGAGCACGCTCCATACCAACGCTCCCGGCCTACAAATATGAAGGCTCACGGATTCGATACGGAACATCCTCTGTAAGTTATGGCGACTAGACGCCGTATGACGACTATGCTAGATTGCAAGGCCGTCTCCAGAAATTTGGGGCCCGGGACGAAAATCAAAATAAGGTTCTAAATTTTCAAAATATAATAATATAATTGAAGAACCAATATAAGTAAAGCATACTTTCACTTAATTACATAATTTCAAATATGTGTTATTTGGTAGAATATTTAGAAATATATTATATACTAATGGTAAAATAGTAAAGATGGTACTAAAGAAATAAACTTATAAACTCACCTCACTTTCTACCAAAAAGCAGCACTCGTCTAGTATTCTTTGAAATGAAATCTTTCATCATATTTTTGTATTAAATGTTCTCCCAGCTATCATTATCATGTGCTATTTTCGTCAATCCATTGAGTCGATTGGGATTCGATGGCGCCCTTTTGGGATCAATCATGTGATTCAAGATAGTTTCTTTGAGGATACATGTTGATGATTCTTTCTGTTTTATAACACAAACACAAGTAAATATGAAATCAATTCAAGCTCTATGAATTATAGCCTTTGTAGCTAATAGAGTAAAAGAAGACTTCATGTTGATGTaagattttgaaaaaatgtttaacAAAAAAATAGCCTACACTGGTAACATAAATTGGGCCTAGTATAAAAGTACTGGACAAAGGCGGCAAGGGTCGATGTGCCGTGCCGCCGTATAACTATGTCGTGGGGCGTGGCCGACCGGCGGCCGCATAAGCACGTCTGACCCGACGTCTGAGTCGAGACCTCTGCTATCCCGAGGGAAACTGCTGCACGCGATCGGATCGGGAGAGCTAAGCGGGAGTCACGGAAACTAATAGGCAGGCTGCCGGGCTGTGTACGCGCATATATTTGTTGATTGCAAAACAAAAGTGCTAGAGTGGGCTGCTGGCCTGTGTACGTGCATGTTTTGTTGGTTCATTGTCATTTATTTTCTATACATATATGCATATTATTTGCTGGACTGAGGGGGGGGCCCCTGTGCGGTCGGCCAACTTGGCCTCCCTCATCAACGGGGCTGCTAGATTGCCATTTTGACACAAAACCAGAGTATTGATAGTTATTTTGTCGACCAACCCGGTATGATggctctgctagagttgctctcacGCCCTGTTTGGGACACAAGAACTTCCATTTCGCACAAAGTATACGTTGTTTCGTGTGAATATTTGCATGATTTACATAAATTTCTGCCCCCTTTTAATATAGTTTGGTGACGTGGAACTTGTGCGAAGAGACCAGATCCAATAGTGCTTTCGAAATTTAAAGTGAGCCGACCCACTTGTGCATTATTATGTTGATCTGATGACAGTACCACCATCCCATCAATTTAACATTCATGCACGCCTAGGTAGCCTTtcccctccgtcacagtttatagggcgTCTAAgagtatgttactgtaacatagcggttttcaagataagatgagtctacaagGTAATTAATGAAGCCATTTAAGTTattactattatgttactttgcattatgaagataGTAACTTAGATGCATGACACTAGTTTAAGTAGCTACGATAATTAACGGGCGGGTTAAATGCAAACAGTGGCCGTCCTTTCGATTGCAGGCCGTCGCCATTAACCTCTCTCTGAAAAGGAAGCGTAGACGACTGTGCGCTCTGCCGGCCGAGGGAAAAGCTGGATCCCTCCCTTGCTCGACGATGGACCGTCGGATGGGGATGGGGCCATCGGACGGCCTTGGTGGATGCAATCATGCTAAGCTCTTTTTGTCTTGGTATATGTTTGAACGTTGCCCTTGGACAGCCCGGATAATCCCGGGCCAGAGGCATTGATGAATGGGTCTGGGTGGGTGATTTGAAGACGTAATGCCAAAGGCAGCTTTAATCAAACTTCTTCTTCTGGGCGCTGCAAACATTACTGTCACATAATTGAATGCAAAAGTAAATTAACAGTGCCATGATCAAAAGGTGGACTGTGGTAGACCTGTGAGAGATTAGAACAATTCAAGAGACCGGGAGGATAATTGACCGGGCCTGTTTTTCTTTATAGTACCGTAATATTCATGTGCTGTTGAACGAGGCTAACTGATTCGAGTGCGGATGTATGGCTGCCGAGCTACTCAGAAGTTGATATttaaaataaaatttaaacatatttaaaagtttcaaataaagaaaaaggaaatcgTGAAAACTTATACGAGTGCAGTACTGGTTTGTGAATGTCTGTTTGGAAATATTGCGATTTGTGAGCTACACAGAGAAAGAAAATCTTTGGCTCGAAAAAAATGACCCATTTGAAATACATATATGTCTTTTTGTGCCATGTGTGAAAGTATATTGTTATAAAATTCAGCACATATGtagtatacatgtgtatgtgtattCACAAAAATATTTATCCCGGCAGTCGGGCTTCGCCTGGTCATGCCTATGGCGGCagcgggagaaggaggaggggaggagggggagtgAGGCGGCCGGTGGATTGGGATCCTCCTGGTTGCTCGCCGTAGCGACACGGAAGGGATGCGGCGATTCTTTCatatctcttttcttttattccacTTGTCTAGAGGACAGATTTGCTAGTTTCGATTGTAGATACTCTACTATGCATATACTTACTACTCGTCGCAAACACACGATGCGTGAGAAATGAAATGATAACGATATTTTAGTTATGAGAAAAATGACGAGGAGAAAAGACGACCAGAGCATGCAAGGAGTTCCCTACAAAACAAAGGTGGAATAGAGCAACTCTAGCAAATCCACTATAAATGTGTACCACATAATTTGTTTGAGGGATTCTCTAAAACAAATTTGCAGTATCACGCACGATACGACATAACAGATCCGTTAAAAATGACATTGTAATTTTAAACGAAATTCGCCCTACAAAGGTCAGAGCAATACCACCGGAGTTCATCATACATTCATAGCATAAGAAACATGGATGAAAGTAATCTAAACCTAGGGGTGGCCGGCTCATGGCTCGACGTGGAAGAAGAACGCCTCAGCCGACCTCCGGTAAGAATGGCCATACTCAGGCTCTTCCTTGGCGGCAGCGAGATGCTCGCCGGCGCCTTCTTCTTTGGCCGTCACCGCGCTCTTGGCGTCGAGGAGATCCTCATCCACTTCCTGGCACCTCTTGGCGCGCGGGTAGGGTGCCTCATCGAGCTTTTTGATGCGGGTCCATGCGTCCTGGTTGCCGCTGCGAGAGAGGCGGACGCGGTCATGCGCCTGCTTCGAACGCCATGGCTCGACGCCGGCCGGGCTGGAGCTGTCGGCCTCCACGTCGTGCTGGACGCCCTTGTGATGGAGACAACCGCACGGAATCAACCAAAAACGAAAGCAACCGTACGGAATTGCTCGCCACAGAAAGGAAATTGGGCACCAGATGAGGGCGGATTGCGGTGGAGGGGACGGAAAATATGAAGGATGTGAACCCTAAAAGGCTAAAACGCCCGCTGTCCCGTCCATATAGCGACGGAGGTTTTTTTTTTACCGGATATGTTCGGGCCTAAGAAAAACTAAAACTTGTAAACTGACAGTAATTATAAGGGCCGATGAGGATTTAGCGGATGCTCTCATGTGCAAGGAATTAATGTAGGCGTGCACCATGACAGTAGATTATTTCCCCACGCCTAGCTCAGACTGTAGAGTGCTATGCATGAGTACGACACGATGCATGGATCATTGAGTGATTGCACCACACATGTCAACCCCGTGGCCGTACGTAGTTCCCCTCAATCAAGTTCAAAATACTGTagcccacgcacacacacacataaggAGTAATATATTCCAAGCCCGTACGTGCATGTGCCATGAACCATGATCAGTGTCATTGATCTGGTAGAGTGCACGTATAGGGGTTGTTTGGATCGTGACTATCTTTGTCACATATTGTCACATGATTTTTGTCACACTTGGCTTAGTTGAGTTGTTCAAATTGTTAATCACATTTTGGCTTGCCTAAGGAAATTTTACCatactttttgtgtctatgacatgtgagGTTCACTGCTtataaaaaaatccttgccttagTTGTGACTAAAACCAGACACCtatctaacttgatcaaacttgcctaaggttagacGTGGCAAAGTATGACAATGTGTGGCTGGGAACCTAACAGCCTCATACTTGACGGGCACGGTCAATGCACATACATGTGCCATGAACCAATCCTCTGTTCTTGCTGTTTGTATATGAACCTAGCTAGCTACGTACCGACTGGTTGATCTGAAAAAAAACCTACGTACTAGCTACCAACTGCTGCAATCTTGCATCTGTACGAGTGATTAGTGAAGGAGGCCCCATTTTTTGGCAACGGTGCATGCACCACATTTTGCCAAGCGTTCAACGGCAGCAAGTTGAGGAAGGCGACGAGGGAGGGCATGCAGATGCAGCAACCACAGCAGCGACTCCATGCATCGATCGATCCGGGTGGATGAATTGGACGTAGCGAACAGGCGCGGTCCTGCCCCGCCGCGCCTGTCCCGTATTCTGAATTTCTCAGGatactccattccaaaatatatagTATGTTCGTGCTTTCTGAGGTTCAACTTTAATCATAAATTTAACC is from Triticum aestivum cultivar Chinese Spring chromosome 3A, IWGSC CS RefSeq v2.1, whole genome shotgun sequence and encodes:
- the LOC123059041 gene encoding splicing factor, arginine/serine-rich 19-like — encoded protein: MSYRICHPTYARRVACTRLPPVHYPVTSPHPRPSPSAIQNSNRSRQTQLHRADEPRPPHPRAWIPRFLHDSTMNLGAESFTDLLFRFCSQPAATEGVPDLGLLEEEEEEEEEEEEEEERIHPNFQNHSPSSSQDGEKSGATDSGTPEDQEAMPDFSNVPDIDDAEETQPESHPISVPWTQRVRLGKIPDNRATLSGRKSALEKAMRNYIDKKSEFVVKPEIGQEFDSLAEAYDFYNLYSCYDAFGMPIIGRTKRAEWSKARFHAKGVCDSAHITFFLDSPFLFLGRRSRLQPP